The window ATCAGACAAGCCGGTCGCGACCGACAAGGTGGTGGCGTCCATCGACAGCAAGGCGCCGGCACCGGCCGAGAAGCCAGTTGCTGCGGCCGAGAAACCCATGGCGGCCGACAAGAAGCCGGCGGCCGCCGCGAGCAGGCCGCAGGTTGCTGCGGAGAAGCCGTCGGCCCCCGAGAGCTTGCCGCCGGTTTCTGCCTCCGCCCCAGCAGTTGCCAGTCCGATGAGCGCCGCGGCTGCCGCGGCCAGCACCGACGAAGTAAAGGCGGCCGCGCCCGCGGCCACGCCGGCTGCGGACAAGCCGCTGATGGCATCGCGCGATCCTGCGCCGAGCAAGGCAACCGAAGCGGCCAAACCGCCGACCTCGAGCGATGTCAACGCCGCGCCGATCCCGCCGCTGATGATCACCCGGGATCCGGACTCCGACGTCGAAGACGAGGCGCCGAAGGCGCAGATCCAGCGCACCGAGTTCGGCGTCGATCTCGGCACGGCAAATTCGGTCAACGGACTGCGCGCGCTCTGGCGCGGCCTCTTGAAGTCGAAGGCCAACGCGCCACTGGCTGCGCTGCGGCCGATCATCGTCATCAAGGAGAACGGCAACGGGCTCGGCATGCAGTTGCGCCTGGTTGCCGGGCCGCTGAACGACGCCGGGACCGCCGCCAGGATTTGCGCCGGCCTCAGCCTGGTCCAGCGGACCTGCGAGACGGCGATCTATGACGGCCAGCGGTTGGCCCTGAACGAGCCGCCTGCCGGAGCCAAGCCGGCGTTGCCGCACCGGCGGGCCGCGCCGAGGCGCACGGTCGCACCGCCGCAGCCGGTTGCCGAGGAAAAGAAGCCGGAGCCGACGACAATCTCCTCGATGTTCCGACGGAACAGCCAATAATCATGTCCGGTAAAGGATTGCGGCCAAATTCTCAACCGATTTCGCTGCTCTGACCGAGCCTTGTCCGAAACCCCGTTCCCGACCATAGTGCCGCGATGACAAAACCTCCGTTCCGCCTTTCCCCCTATCAGGTCCAGTTCCTGATGGTCGTGGGCTTCGTCACCGTCGGCTACGCGCTGTATGTGCGCTATCTCGCCATCGAATTCTCGCCGGTTGCACTGGCCTGCGACGCCGGCACGCAGACCATGCTGTGCAAGGCCCGCGCACTGTCGACCGTGCTGTTCAAGAACTCGGTGTTCGGGATCACGGCGCTGGTGATTGCGGTGCTGAACCTGACACGGCCGTCGATCGTGCTGCTCACCGTCGGCTTGATCGCAGCCGGGCTCGGGATCGTGCTCTACAACGTCGTGCTGTCGGGGCTCGCGATCGGCTTGTTTATCCTGGGTTTTGCGCGGCCCGCGCCCGCCACAGCGTAGCGGCGAGCAAGAGGTACATCACGCAGGTCCAGTCCGACTGCCAGTTGATCGTGCCCTCGTTGTAGATCGTGAAGAGGGCGGCGATCGCCAGAAGGCCGGCGAACACGGATTCCGCGAGCGGCCGGATGCCCTCCTTCGGACGATTGAACATGGTGAGCAGCGCGAACGGCACCACCGCCATGGTGAGCGAGGCGTAGGGGAAATCGCGGTAGCGCGGATCGAAGGCGAAGCCGAGCGCGGTTTCGGCCGCGATCACCGTGGTGATGACCAGCACGATCGCGAGCAATGCGCCGATCGCACCCTTGCCGCGATAGTCGCGCGGCCCGACCAGTTCCAGGAAGGTCGGCAGCGAGCGCCCGGCGATCAGCGCATGCGCGGTCAGCAGGGGCGAGGCAATGGCGGCCGCGAGCAGCACGCCCCAATGCAGCCAGCCGCCGATGCCGTAGCTCTCGTAATACATCTTGTCGCCGGCGATCCCGAGCAGCGTCCCCGCCGTCGTCGCCGAAATCGCGACCGCGATCCAGGCCGATGGCCGCGGCGTCCAGGGCCGGCGGCGCAGCGTCAGCCAGGCCGCGAGGAAGGTGGCGATGGACAGCGCCATGCCACCCGCCATCTGCAGCTTCCAGGTGGGGTAATTGCTGATCGCAACGCCGGGCGGGTACTTCACCTGCCGCTTGGCGGCATCGAACAGGCCCCAATTGCCGCCGACTGTGCCCTCGAGCTTGCGCTTCCAGGGCTGGTCATAGGCCTCGATCAGGTTGACCCGAAAGCCCTCGCGCTTGGCGAGGTCGAGGATCTCGGACACCACCCGCGCCTGGTTGGTGCGCGACGGCAGTGCGCCCTCCCGCATCCGTCCCGCGCTCGGCCAGCCGGTCTCGCCGATCAGGATTTCCTTGCCCGGGAACGTCACCGCCATCCGCTTGCGGATATCGTCGACATGCGCCGCGGCGTACTTCGCCTTGACCGGGATGTCCTCCCAATATGGCAGGATGTGAATGGTGACGAAATCGACCGCGTCATAGATCTCGCGGTTCTTCACCCAGTATTCCCAGACGTCGGCATAGGTGACGGGTAGATTGCCCGCCGCCGCCTTCACCGCGCGGATGTTGCCGGCAAGATCGGCGGCGGTCATCTCGCCGCGCAGCAGCACCTCGTTGCCGACGATCAGCGAGGTGACGACGCCGGGATATTCCTTGGCGAGCCGGACCGCGATCGCGATCTGCTGCAAATTCTTGAAGCGGTTGCTGCTGAGCCAGATGCCCTGCATCACCTTCAGCCCGACCTTGGCCGCCACGCCGGGCACCTGGTCGAGGCCGTTCTCGATCGAATAGGTCCGCACGCAATCGGTAACCTTGGCGAGATCGGCGAGGTCCTGCTCGATCTGTTCGACCGGAATCTGCGTGGTGGGATCGAGCGGCGTCTGGGCGCCGCGGAACGGCGTGTACGACACGCATTGCAGCTTTGCGGCAGGATCGATCGGCGCGCGCGCGAGCGTAATCGGCGTGGCGAGCCACCACCACACAGATGCAATCACGGCGAGCGAGATCAGGAGAAGCGCCAGCGGCGTACGAAGCGAAATCGGTTCCATCCTCCGGGGGACCGTCGACTTAGCCGGTCACGACCCGTCTGCCAAGTCCAGGAATCGGTCAATACCATGGTTGTCCTGCGACAGTTTTGCGCTGGGTCGATAAA of the Bradyrhizobium quebecense genome contains:
- a CDS encoding beta-(1-6) glucans synthase, whose amino-acid sequence is MEPISLRTPLALLLISLAVIASVWWWLATPITLARAPIDPAAKLQCVSYTPFRGAQTPLDPTTQIPVEQIEQDLADLAKVTDCVRTYSIENGLDQVPGVAAKVGLKVMQGIWLSSNRFKNLQQIAIAVRLAKEYPGVVTSLIVGNEVLLRGEMTAADLAGNIRAVKAAAGNLPVTYADVWEYWVKNREIYDAVDFVTIHILPYWEDIPVKAKYAAAHVDDIRKRMAVTFPGKEILIGETGWPSAGRMREGALPSRTNQARVVSEILDLAKREGFRVNLIEAYDQPWKRKLEGTVGGNWGLFDAAKRQVKYPPGVAISNYPTWKLQMAGGMALSIATFLAAWLTLRRRPWTPRPSAWIAVAISATTAGTLLGIAGDKMYYESYGIGGWLHWGVLLAAAIASPLLTAHALIAGRSLPTFLELVGPRDYRGKGAIGALLAIVLVITTVIAAETALGFAFDPRYRDFPYASLTMAVVPFALLTMFNRPKEGIRPLAESVFAGLLAIAALFTIYNEGTINWQSDWTCVMYLLLAATLWRARAAQNPG